The nucleotide window GAATCTGTCTCGGTACCATTTGCTCATTCTGCGAAGCCAAGTTTTTCAGGACTGTGGTGGAGACTGTGAATGAGCGGGTGGGTCGATACTTGCTTTTCGCCATGATCCTCAGTGCGGGCATGTGGTCCGCCAGTGTCGGTACGTGGTTCTCACTCTCGTATCTgccttgtccttcttctaACATTGTCAAATTCTGATCCCCACAATTTTATTTTCGAAAATTACCAGCCTTCCTCCCGTCATCGTTCGCCATGTACACCACCATGCTCGCGTCTTCCTACTGGTTTCAGCCGGCTACGAGCACTCCCCAGGGGACGATCCGTACCTACCGCGCAACATTCTTCTACGCACTCGGTGCCATTGTCGGCTGGCCATTCAGCGCTGCGCTCGGTGTCCCGTTCGTCTTTGAACAATTGTTCCTCGGCGGCGGGGAGATTGTGCCTACTGAGCTAACGCATATTTGGAGGTCCAAGAGGTGGGATACGATGTGGAAGGCAGTGACAATGAGCGCGTCTATAGTCCTCCCTGTATACTTGATCGATTCATGGGTGTACGGCCGCCTGACGTTCCCTACGCTTAACATCATCACTTACAACCTTTTCTCCGGTAACGGTCCCGAGTTGTACGGGACTTCCCCTCCCTCATTCTACCTCGCCAACTTGTTTCTCAATTTTAATTTTTTCGTGCCCCTCGCTTTGCTCTCGTTGCCCGCTTTGGCTGTGACGTACAGGTACGATTTCCGCCGATTGGGTAGGACGCAGATGGCGCCCAAGGAAGGCGAGACGAGTCCGTATGTCTTATTGGCCACGAGACTTGCGCCGTTTTATGTGTGGTTTGCGATTTTGACAGCGCAGGCGCacaaggaggaaagattCTTTTTCCCGGCGTACCCGCTTTTGTGCTTTAACGCCGCTGTGACGATTTATCTTATTAGGGggtggatggagaaggtaTATGTTCATTTCACCAGATCGCCTTACAACGTGAGTCTACAATCTAAAACTCTTGTGGCAAGTTTACCAAGACTCTTTTATCGATAGGCAAGCcgctcttccatcttttccaacTTTACTCTTCTCGCAGTCCTCCTTCCCTGCCTACTCTCTGTAGGTCGCATTGCCGCTACTTACCACTTTTACCACGCTCCATTTGATATTGTTCACCATTTCCAATACTCCACTCTCCCTGGTATCCTTTCCAACTTGGGATACGAGCCTATTCCAGTCGCCGAAGACTACCAACCTTATGGCaaagaggagggggagatCCAGTGGGACCTTTCCCCCTTGCAAGAGCTCGACGAACCTGTTAGTATCTGTTACGGTACGGAATGGTACAGATTCCCCGGTAGTTACCTCATCCCTGAAGGTGTGCAGGTGAACTTTATAAAGACCGAGTTTGACGGGATGATGCCCAGGAAATGGGAGGAAAGTGAAAGAAAGGGTAGGTGGCCGAGAAGTGAAACGAGGGTTATCAGAGCTGGGAGGTTTAATGGCGAGAACAAGGCTTCACTTGAGCCTGGTACTTTTGTAAGTCCGCCGCGTATTGATTTTCAAAAGAATTGCTGCATGCTAATTGTGTGGCACCAAAAGGTCGACCCGAGCGAATGCACATACATGGTCTCCCTCTCACTGCTGTCGCAAACGCCTACGGAGCTGGAGCCAGACTGGACCAGATCGCCCgaatgggaaaaggagtTTTGCACGACGTTTTTGGACGGGGCGAGCAGCAAGTGGTGGTCGAGGCTGATTTACTTGCCGTGGGGTCTTTTGGACAGCGGACGAGTGTATGGGGAGTATTGTTTGATGCACCGGAAGGGTGCTGTGCATGGTGCTTAGGGTATTATAGTTTACGAGATATGGTACATGATTGGGATGCATACAAAATGAATCTGAATTCGTTGACTTGCGCCACTCGCCGACTTGTCCACCGCGGGTGGCCGTGGTGACGCATCGCCATGTTATTGTTTCCGGTTCatttccattcttctcttgcaTCTCATATCCACACCATGTTTTCGACAGCAGCAAGCCCTTACGATGACCTCGTAGGTATGTACATCCCGCTCCCCGCACTTCCCTGCTCCACGCTTACATCGCACCCCACAGTCAAAGCCACAGACGAGAACCTCGCATCGGAGGACTGGGCTCTCAATATGGACGTATGTGACAAGGTCTCCAGCGATGGCCAGAACGGGTAAGTATTTGTTATCGTTGGCGCGGAGAGATTGAGTGATGGGCGACTGAATCACTGATGCCATGGGATTACTTAGAGCTCGACAGGCTGTCACCGCGTTACAGAAGCGACTGTCCCACCGGAACCCGAACGTCCAAATCTACGCTCTTGAAGTGAGTCTGGAAGGACATGAATAGCGCAGTGGAGGAGCCGTTTATGCAAAGTCGGTGGATGGCCAAGACTCTTACTGATTTTGTCAATAGCTCGCCAACTCACTCGCTCAGAACTGCGGTAAAGACCTCCTCGGCGAGCTCTCCTCTCGCAACTGGACCAGCGCGCTTGACAGGCTTATCAATGACCGGGTGAGATTGTACCctttatatatatatatatataacaACAGTCGGCTGACGGGCTATGGACTTTTAGGCCACATCGGCGCCggtaaagaagaaggctttgTCGTTTGTCAAGAGCTGGGCAAAGCAGATTGAGGATACGGGTGATCCCAATCTGGGCCTTATGGGGGAATTCTATGATCAGCTGAGAGCAAAGAGTGGGTGCATCTACGAATATGAAAGAGAGCGCAATATTGATGGATGTGTATAGACCACGTTTTTGATGAGCCCGAGCCAACCCCCGAGAGTGCAGTAAATCTTCTGCTTCCCTTGATACTCATGGAGGCATTTTGCTGATGTGATGCAAACAGGAGGAAGCTCGACGcagacaagaagaggaagaactCCAGCGGGTTCTGGAATTGTCCAAGCAAGACAAGGGCGGTCGGTCCACATTCACTTACCAACCCTCTGGTTCCGCCGGcgcttcatcatcttcggcaGCAAAGCACAATACCTCTCCTTCTATCTCTCAATCCCAAGTCCAACCTCTTGCTCAAGGTCAAGCTCAATCCTTGGCTGCGCCGCAAGTCACAGGCTACGCCTCCCAACCACAAATGATCAACTCCGCTCAACCTCTTGAACCGGAACCTCCAAAGGTAGATCCCAACACCGCCACCCGCGTACGCGCCATCTACCCGTTCACAGGTCAGGAAGTTGGTGAGCTCGATTTTGAGAGAGGTGATGTCATCAAGGTGTTGGATAGAGGGTTCAAggagtggtggaggggagCTTGTAATGGCAAGATTGGGGTGAGCTGTTGTTCACCTTCCCTAAAATGCAGGTGGAGCTGATGGAAAATGTAGATATTCCCTGTGACGTATGTTGAGGCGCTTCCAGAGCCTACACCGGAAGAATTGCGAGAAAATgcgcaagaagaagctagAGTATTTGCTTCTCTCGGCaagtctttttttttctctccctcgccttccGCCACTGGAGCTCGGTCTTGCTAACTTGAGGGGCGGCAATTGTAGGTCTCGTTGATCAGCTACTGCAGACCCTCAAGGGTATCGATCCCGCCCGCGGCGATAAACTCGATGACCGTCcagagattgaagagatgTACCAGGCGAGCGTGGCATTGCAAGGCCAGATTAATACTTTGATCAAAAAGTATTCCGACCAAAAAGGTGAGTTTTGAAAATCACATCCCCTGAAAGCCCCCCAATCGTCCCTTGATGGATAGATGAAAGTTGGTCAGATTCGCTGATGGTTTTGGGTGGGGATTCCTTAGCCGAGCTTGAGCATATGAATGCCAACTTCATCCGTGCAATGGGTCAGTatgaagagttgaggaatGGTCCGCCTCCACAAATGCAACGTTAGTCATGCGTGTATTCCTCATCCGCCCTCGCACAAAGTTGTTAACGTCCATGTCCAACTTTTAGCTTTCGTATACGCGCCCTCGCCGCCGCAGCCCCAGCTCCAACAGCAAAACTCTTATTCTTATCAACAATACTCCCAACAGCCACAGCAGCAGCCGCAGCCTTATGTCCAAGCACCCTATGCCCAGCAAGCTCCACCCCACCTTCAACCGGAGCAATATGCCCAACAAACGCCATCTCCTGCTGCTCAATCCCAGGTGCCATATACTGCCCAACAGCAGCCCTACCCTGCCCAAGTCCAGCAGGACCCTGCTGCAGCTTCACCCCCTCCCAACCAGCCATTGTACCACCATGCTGGTAGTACGACTTCAGTTAACCGTATCCCTTCTGCCCAAACCGCTGTCCAATCCCAGCCACAAGGTGCGTCCTTTTTCCCACCAGGCAGTCCTCCAACGAGACAAGTTACTGAGCCTGAAATAGCAGGTCTTAGTGCGGAGGATCAACAAGGGTGGGACCAGTATTACCAGCAGCACGGGCAGCAAGCCCCTCCGTCTTCTCAACACCCCTCCCAACCCCAGTCCCAGCCTCAGCCTCAGCAAGGATCGTATTATCCAGCCCATGCGCAAGCGCAAGGTTATCAAGCGGCGTATGCGACAATGCCCGATGGTAGAGCGTATGCGTCGCCGCCGCTTCCTGGTACGCAGCAAAGTCAAGGGGTGGAAGGTGTGACAGTCGGAATGGACAGGATGAGTGTACATGCgccttgaggatgaggatttGGGTGCTTTTAGGGCTGAGATTTGTTTTGTGATTTTTAGGTTGACGATGAATGGCTATTTGAGATTTTGTAGAATGGATCAAGCCGTGTTGAAAAATCTGGTCCAACTATTAGATGGATACCGGTGCATATTAACCCAAAAAAATAATCAGACGATACATGTATTCGAAAAGCTGAAACAAAACAAAGTAAAACAAAAACAGAACAGAACAAAACAAATATCAAAAAAGATCCCAGGGTCTAATCTAATCCCCCTGTACATACTCGCTATACAAatcaccttcctcttcctgcccgtcatatccttctccttccccttccccctcatcaccttccagatcatcctcatccctttccatcccttcatCAGCTACCACACTTCCTGCGCCCGTCACTGTGCCGCTTCCTCCTACACCGCCGCCACTCCCTCCACCCCCAGCACCACCATCGTCCCGGGGTACAATGTCGATCAAAAAATCAAACATGTCAGAATAAGCAATGGCGGCTGCTACATCTGACTTTTGGAGGGTACGGCGTTTGTGGGATTCGGCAACTAGCCATGCGCGGCAGGTGAGTTCGGATATGAATACTGACGGAAGGGCACACGTGTGTTAGTGTGCGGGTGGCATAGGAGAGTGTGAAAACATGATGGACTTACTTTCACAGGCTTTGGAAAACATTATAGGCGCTAGGAAGAATGGTCAGTGGGTGGGCTGTGGTGGATACTCTTACGTGGCCTCGATTCACCTTCCGCTGAAATCATCTATACGTAATGTAACATTAGCCTCGCATCCCCGTGACGAAGTCGCAGTACGGAAGGTAGAGGACTGGAAACCAACCTTAACTTCCTCGtcgctcttcatcaccttcttGATCCTCGCCAATGGTAGATTATAACTCTTCCAATCTGGTGTTTCGCATTCGACGGTGTCCATCTGTCTCGTCCAGAATGATTCTAGAAAGGAATGCAAGTCCTGATGCGGCGCGATCATAGGCCCCGTTTGAAGAGGTACAGACGGATATTCTTCTTGACCGCGTTCAGACACACTAGCATGTTGGTGGTTGTGGTTTTGCTGTGGATGTGAATGTTGGTATGGGTGCTGTCGTTGTCCGTAATGGGCCGAGTGAAGGGGTTCTGGGGAGATGCTGTTTGAGTTTGaggcggaggcggaggacgaggatgagttATAGTGCGACGGGCCGGACGGGAGGAAGTAGGAGGGGTTCATGGCCggagggggagaagagataaaaaaagataaaagaTAGGACTCTTAGAATGAGATCAATAGACGAAAGGACCACCCGAAGAAGCCGAAATATCAAATTACGTAACCATCTTGGACGGAGATGCAGAAGTCCCGACAGACTGGGGTTTCTGAATATACATGCAACCcgcaaacaagatcccagAATGTAGGTATACATCATAGCCAGTGATCAATCTTTCCCACTGAGCGGGACCCCGCCGGCCGCCTTGACAATGTCATCACGCAGtttctgcctcttctgTGGTCTGCTCGCTCTCTCCCTTGGTGCTCCAcgtcctctcctccttggttgatcttcgtcatcctcctcttcttcttcgctgtCAGACTCTCCTTCCTTACCAAGCATACTGCATTGCGCGTCAGCCATTCTCAATGTTTGGATGGTTAACATCCACGTACATCTCTTCCATAAACTTGGCAGCCGCTTTGGACGAAAACTCTGCCTCTCTTGATCCCCACTTCCATTCAATCGTACCGCCTTCAGGTTGACCCATAGGACCCGGATTCTTGATTTTTTCGAGGTATTGATATTTCGCCAAAAATTCAAGATACTTATCCAAAGTGAGGTGAGGGTCGGTAGTGTCTTTAGACGCGTATGGGAGCACGGTTTCTCGGTAAAGGTTGAGACGTCTGAGAAGAGCGTGCAGGTGATCTGAGAATTTCATGTTTTAGCTCTCGTAATCAttcttgaggaagaagccacGTGCCATCGCTGATGATCCGATTATGACAAAGAACGAGAGACAAGATCAACGTCCTGATACCTAACAAGCCAACATGGCCGATAATCCCTCCATCCCCTTTATCCCATTGTAACAGTGCACCAGAATCGTCATCGTCACCTTCAAATTGAATACCGTGAGGTAACGGAGCGGGCTCCGCCATCGCCTCGAGGATTTTACCAGGCAATATATTCTGAAGGATATATACTTTGGTTCCGGTTTCTTCAGAATGTGTCAGCGTTCAACGGCCCAAACAAAAGGAAGCTTAGACTGACCCCTCTTGATACTTTGCGTAGCAATGacacctccctcctcttcttctccctccccggcctcttcttctccctcctcgccctcttcttcttcctcaatcGCATCCATCCTTCTGTTAGGCtgccttccctttcccttgcccttcttctgggTTTGAGTCATTTCTTGAGTCTGAGATGGATCTTCCATACTCTCTCCTTTGCCTCGCGCACGGATCTCATAAAGTTCACAACCGAAAGTATTGCGAAGAATGGCTTGGGCTCGGTCAAAGACCAGGGGGAACGCTCGTGTATTATCAGGAAGGACTGTTGCaagtgaagaagatctGTCAGCGCCTTATCATCAAAGTACGAAAACATAAAAACGCCGGTATCTTACTCTGTTTGGCGACTTCAGTGCGCCTTATGGGAATACGCTTATACTCCTGGAACAGTGCTAATCGAACCAACATCCCCGCTCGAGATTCGATATCCTATCCCAAGCGTCAGCTTCCTTTTGCcaacttttttttttccataTATCGTAACAACGCGCATTTTACAACGCGTCGGACACGTCAAACGATACTCACCGCATCAGTCAGAGGACCAGACCTGCCACCCTGagtttcttcatcagagTCGTCTTGGGTTTCCTGGGCAGGCtgctttccctttctttgaGACGCTTGAGACTGTCGGCGAGGAGCCATCGTGATCGTATGCCGTTTGGTGAGAAGCGAAGAAACGAAAGAGTCAAAAAGGACGAATACACAATTTCTCGGTCATGTCGCACGCGTCGCATCTCTACCGCGTGCATTACGTAAGTGGTTGCATTTCGTGCTTTTCACCTCGGTTTCATTCCAGTGGTCAATTCAGTCAGTGTATTGAACAGAGAACAGGATAATAATAGATTGcacaacagcaacaaggAAATTCCAAACAGAGCAGACCCATGCATCCTCTCTATGAACAAAGATGGGGGAATCGCGCCGACCACTAAAGGTATATTTCAAACAATTtaacaaagaagaaaaaagatgaaagcATGCGGTTTATGATGGGGCTGGGTTGGGCAGGATGATTTTGGGGGGTAGTCATGATGTCGTAAAATAtgccttcctcctttcttctcttctttccgccCTCGATTATATATATCTACATTTTTAGACTTGCTCTAAAGCCGCTACAACAACACCTTTGGCGCACTTTAAGCAAagccagcagcagcaaccTTGTCGGGCACTTGGCTCTTCAAATGCTCAACCAACGCCTTGAGCTCCGCCTTGGTCTCATCGGTAGTGTCGTCAGCGTGGCTAGGGTCAAGAAGGACATAGGCAAAGGCCTGAAGCAAGTGGTCGATGTGAGCCATGACGAGATCGGGCTGAGTTCGGAACACTTGGAAGAGAGCCTTGTAGACTGCTCGGTTCTCGAGAGGGTCGAACCTAAGAGGAAGGACAGAGACGATAACGGCGACAACGTCGGCAAGAGGGAGAGCAGCGGCGTTTTTGGTGATCATACGAGCAACGGAACCCGCAGCGTTGTCACGAGCATTGTAGAGAGCAGGAGGGGCGTGCTCAGGAGGAGTGAAGAGAGGGTGGAGGGCATGGAGGAGAGCGGGGTAGTGGGAAGATAGGTCGGCGTCAGAGTTCTCGATGAGGACACCAGAAGCAAAGGCGGCGTTGGATCGAACGTCGGGGTCCTCGTCGACAATACCTCGGGAGATGActtggaagagaggctCGGTGAATTGGGTGACACCGCTCTTCAAACCAACGATGATCTCACCCAAGCTGCCGATGGCCATTGACCTCTCGGTGTTTGTCCTCTTGCTCTCAGTGTACTTGGCAATCAAGGGCAAGACCTGGCCGAAAGCCTGTTGGAAGTCGGGGCCAAGGACGGTGGCCATGGCACCGAAGACGTCGGCAGCGTTGGAAACGAGAGCGGCCTCATACTCGGACGAGTCGGCCTCGGCAGCACCCTCGTCGTCTCCATCGGGGTCCTGTTGACAGAGagacttcttctcgaggATTTCAATAGCGAAAGTGGCAACCTCGTCAAGGTCTGTGGGACGTCAGTCGATGCTTTTGATAGTTACAGGATTGGGAACTTACAGCCCTCGATGACAGCAGGGCCGCACTTGTTCATAGTGTCGGCGAGCTCCGAGCACATGAAAATAACAACAGACCTGAAGTAAAGTGTTAACATCGATTCTTATGCCAAATAATTCGAATTTGAAAGAAAGGTAATGTATCAGACAAATTATATAGATAGCCTCATGGCACATTGGCTCGGAGTGAGCTGAGTTAAAATGTTTCCTCATGcgtggaaagaaggaaaagccaAAGTGTAGAGATACAAACTTACTGGTCATCTTCAGTCTTCCAAGTCTCGAAAATAGGGGGGAGAACCAAGTTGACAATGCTCTTGACGTGCTCGTGGAGAGGGATGGCCTGGGAAGGATCAGCAAGGCACGGAGAAGATACAATGTTCACACTCACAATCTTGGCTCCGGGCTGCCACTCGGGAGCCTCGGAAAGCTCGTACATGGTCTTGATGTACTGGAACAAGGCACCGACAGCAGACTTCCTGATACCCTCGTAGTAGTGATCGAGCAAGTCGATGAGAACCTTGACGGTCTCCTCAACATAGGGCATGAAAGCAGACTTGGTAGCAGCAAAGAGCTC belongs to Cryptococcus neoformans var. grubii H99 chromosome 7, complete sequence and includes:
- a CDS encoding class E vacuolar protein-sorting machinery protein HSE1, variant, whose protein sequence is MFSTAASPYDDLVVKATDENLASEDWALNMDVCDKVSSDGQNGARQAVTALQKRLSHRNPNVQIYALELANSLAQNCGKDLLGELSSRNWTSALDRLINDRATSAPVKKKALSFVKSWAKQIEDTGDPNLGLMGEFYDQLRAKNHVFDEPEPTPESAEEARRRQEEEELQRVLELSKQDKGGRSTFTYQPSGSAGASSSSAAKHNTSPSISQSQVQPLAQGQAQSLAAPQVTGYASQPQMINSAQPLEPEPPKVDPNTATRVRAIYPFTGQEVGELDFERGDVIKVLDRGFKEWWRGACNGKIGIFPVTYVEALPEPTPEELRENAQEEARVFASLGLVDQLLQTLKGIDPARGDKLDDRPEIEEMYQASVALQGQINTLIKKYSDQKAELEHMNANFIRAMGQYEELRNGPPPQMQPFVYAPSPPQPQLQQQNSYSYQQYSQQPQQQPQPYVQAPYAQQAPPHLQPEQYAQQTPSPAAQSQVPYTAQQQPYPAQVQQDPAAASPPPNQPLYHHAGSTTSVNRIPSAQTAVQSQPQGLSAEDQQGWDQYYQQHGQQAPPSSQHPSQPQSQPQPQQGSYYPAHAQAQGYQAAYATMPDGRAYASPPLPGTQQSQGVEGVTVGMDRMSVHAP
- a CDS encoding alpha-1,2-mannosyltransferase, which gives rise to MALPGTETIRFRRPTAGPNAVEQKKEEPKKDEFGSLAPVGWKRRHQGLLQDQLKRNQQGPFIPSLSLALRLLLLVRTAAAMYSIISDCDEVFNFFEPLHYFQYNHGFQTWELSPQFAVRSWAYILLHWPLAHLGPKLLGLGKRPAFFALRICLGTICSFCEAKFFRTVVETVNERVGRYLLFAMILSAGMWSASVAFLPSSFAMYTTMLASSYWFQPATSTPQGTIRTYRATFFYALGAIVGWPFSAALGVPFVFEQLFLGGGEIVPTELTHIWRSKRWDTMWKAVTMSASIVLPVYLIDSWVYGRLTFPTLNIITYNLFSGNGPELYGTSPPSFYLANLFLNFNFFVPLALLSLPALAVTYRYDFRRLGRTQMAPKEGETSPYVLLATRLAPFYVWFAILTAQAHKEERFFFPAYPLLCFNAAVTIYLIRGWMEKVYVHFTRSPYNASRSSIFSNFTLLAVLLPCLLSVGRIAATYHFYHAPFDIVHHFQYSTLPGILSNLGYEPIPVAEDYQPYGKEEGEIQWDLSPLQELDEPVSICYGTEWYRFPGSYLIPEGVQVNFIKTEFDGMMPRKWEESERKGRWPRSETRVIRAGRFNGENKASLEPGTFVDPSECTYMVSLSLLSQTPTELEPDWTRSPEWEKEFCTTFLDGASSKWWSRLIYLPWGLLDSGRVYGEYCLMHRKGAVHGA
- a CDS encoding transcriptional activator HAP5, with translation MNPSYFLPSGPSHYNSSSSSASASNSNSISPEPLHSAHYGQRQHPYQHSHPQQNHNHQHASVSERGQEEYPSVPLQTGPMIAPHQDLHSFLESFWTRQMDTVECETPDWKSYNLPLARIKKVMKSDEEVKMISAEAPIMFSKACEIFISELTCRAWLVAESHKRRTLQKSDVAAAIAYSDMFDFLIDIVPRDDGGAGGGGSGGGVGGSGTVTGAGSVVADEGMERDEDDLEGDEGEGEGEGYDGQEEEGDLYSEYVQGD
- a CDS encoding class E vacuolar protein-sorting machinery protein HSE1, which gives rise to MFSTAASPYDDLVVKATDENLASEDWALNMDVCDKVSSDGQNGARQAVTALQKRLSHRNPNVQIYALELANSLAQNCGKDLLGELSSRNWTSALDRLINDRATSAPVKKKALSFVKSWAKQIEDTGDPNLGLMGEFYDQLRAKNHVFDEPEPTPESAEEARRRQEEEELQRVLELSKQDKGGRSTFTYQPSGSAGASSSSAAKHNTSPSISQSQVQPLAQGQAQSLAAPQVTGYASQPQMINSAQPLEPEPPKVDPNTATRVRAIYPFTGQEVGELDFERGDVIKVLDRGFKEWWRGACNGKIGIFPVTYVEALPEPTPEELRENAQEEARVFASLGLVDQLLQTLKGIDPARGDKLDDRPEIEEMYQASVALQGQINTLIKKYSDQKAELEHMNANFIRAMGQYEELRNGPPPQMQPFVYAPSPPQPQLQQQNSYSYQQYSQQPQQQPQPYVQAPYAQQAPPHLQPEQYAQQTPSPAAQSQVPYTAQQQPYPAQVQQDPAAASPPPNQPLYHHAGSTTSVNRIPSAQTAVQSQPQAGLSAEDQQGWDQYYQQHGQQAPPSSQHPSQPQSQPQPQQGSYYPAHAQAQGYQAAYATMPDGRAYASPPLPGTQQSQGVEGVTVGMDRMSVHAP